Part of the bacterium genome, TAAAGTCTTTGATAAAGAAAGAGTTGTCTTTGTTCCCGATCACTTTACACCGAACAAAGATATTAAATCAGCTCAAAATGCGAAACTTATAAGAGAATTTGCAAAAGAACAGGGGTTAAAACATTATTTTGAAGTCGGAAGACTTGGCATTGAACATACGCTTCTTCCCGATCAGGGTATTGTAGGCCCGGGGGATCTTGTTATAGGTGCTGATTCGCACACATGTACCTACGGTGCTTTAGGGGCTTTCTCTACGGGAGTGGGTTCTACGGATTTGGCATGTGCTATGGCTTCAGGCGAAACATGGTTTAAGGTTCCCGAAACAATAAAAGTTATTTTTAACGGGAAATTAAACAAATGGGTTTCGGGAAAAGACCTTGTTCTTCATCTTATCGGGGATATCGGGGTTGATGGAGCGCTTTATCAATCATTGGAAATTACTGGTTCGGCAATTGACGAGCTTTCTATAGACGGAAGATTTACGATTTGTAACATGGCAATTGAAGCAGGCGCGAAAAACGGAATTATTCCGGCTGATAAAATTACTGAAGAATACGTTAAAAACAGAACTTTAAGACCTTATAAATTCTATCAAAGTGATGAAAATGCCGAGTATTTAAGAGTAATTGAGTATGATACAAGCAAGATAGAGCCAACAGTGTCATTTCCTCATCTTCCCGAGAATACAAAACCTATTTCGCAGGTTGGAAATATAAAAATAGATCAGGCTGTAATAGGAAGCTGTACAAACGGAAGATTGCCGGATCTTAAGGAAGCCGCGGAAATTTTGGATGGCCGTAAGGTTCATCCCGATGTAAGGCTTATAGTTCTTCCGGGAACGCAGGAAATTTATCTTGAGTGTATAAGATTAGGCTATGCCGAAAAAATTGTCAAAGCTGGCGGAGCTTTCTCTACTCCTACATGCGGACCATGCCTTGGTGGTCATATGGGTATATTGGCAGAAGGAGAAAGAGCAATTTCAACTACAAACAGGAATTTTGTAGGAAGAATGGGTCATCCAAAAAGCGAAGTATATCTTTCAAACCCTGCAATCGCAGCAGCAAGCGCAATTTTAGGAAGAATCGCTTCTCCTGACGAATTATAGAAAAAATTATGTAAAAAACAAAGCCTACCAAGAGGTAGGCTTTGTTTTTTGATTTTTACTTTAATTTAGAATCAATATAATCTGACCCAAATAAAGTATCTGCTTCTTGCTGTGTTTTCACACCTTTTTTTCTAAGAATTTGACCGAATTCATATAATTTGCGTTTCAACTTATCATCTGTAACGCCTTTTTGTTCTAAAACTTTGTCGAATGTTTCAGGAGCATTAAAGCCGAGTCCTTTTTGAAGATGGTCATGATATTCTGTTTCCCAGTTTTCAGGCAGTCTGAATTTCCAGTTATTCTTATTATTGGTATTTTTTACGTTATATGCATCGCTATATCCCAGAATATCAGTGAACATTAACTGATATTTTTTTGCAGGTCTTCCCAGTAACCAGGCAAAAGTGTTTTTTATTTCATCAGTGTTCGGGCTTTTTTGTTGATGAATATTTTGTTCATCATGGTTAGCAAAACAATCCCATTTTTCTGAATCGGTATCTCCCCATTGAGCGCAACTGAATTTGGGAATTTTATTTAAAATTCCGTTATTCTTTAAATAACCGTCAACGAGTTTTTCATCATAAGCAGGATTAAATGGCAAATGTTCGGCAACACACAGGTCTTTTTCAGCACCGCCGTCTTTTATGCCCGATAAAAAAGCATCTCCAATGATTTTT contains:
- the leuC gene encoding 3-isopropylmalate dehydratase large subunit, with amino-acid sequence MTITEKILAAHAGLDEVKPGDLITAKVDITLANDITGPVAINEFRKIGVDKVFDKERVVFVPDHFTPNKDIKSAQNAKLIREFAKEQGLKHYFEVGRLGIEHTLLPDQGIVGPGDLVIGADSHTCTYGALGAFSTGVGSTDLACAMASGETWFKVPETIKVIFNGKLNKWVSGKDLVLHLIGDIGVDGALYQSLEITGSAIDELSIDGRFTICNMAIEAGAKNGIIPADKITEEYVKNRTLRPYKFYQSDENAEYLRVIEYDTSKIEPTVSFPHLPENTKPISQVGNIKIDQAVIGSCTNGRLPDLKEAAEILDGRKVHPDVRLIVLPGTQEIYLECIRLGYAEKIVKAGGAFSTPTCGPCLGGHMGILAEGERAISTTNRNFVGRMGHPKSEVYLSNPAIAAASAILGRIASPDEL